The segment CTGACAGACATGAAAGATGAGGATATTTTAGAAAGACTCCGTAAAGGGGAGGGAAAATAATGGCTGCGTGGACAAAAGAACAAGAAGAAGCCATTTATACGGATGGCAGTGATGTGCTTGTTGCAGCAGCTGCTGGATCCGGAAAAACAGCAGTACTCGTGGAGCGGATTATTCAAAAGCTGTTGAAAAAAGATAGTCCGACTGATATTGACTCCCTACTTGTTGTTACATTTACTAATGCCGCGGCACAGGAAATGCGAAATCGCGTCGGGTTGGCTATTGAAGCTGCATTAGCACAAGATCCAACGTCCAACCACTTGAAAAAACAGCTTTCTTTATTGCAAAAGGCTTCGATATCTACATTACATTCATTTTGTTTGGATGTCGTTAAACAATATGCGTATTTGCTTGATATTGATCCAGCTTTTCGCATTGCAAATGATATGGAAACAGACCTGATCAAACAGGAAGTAATCGATGATTTATTTGAAGAATGGTATGGATCAGAAGGAGAAGAACTGGAAAGATTTTTTTCAGTTGTCGATCGTTTTTCAAGTGACCGCAGTGATGTGGAAGTAGAAGATTTAGTTCTAAAAATATATAACTTTGCAGTGCAGAACCCATGGCCGGATCATTGGCTTGAAAGTCTAGCAGATGTTTATGAGGTGCCGGAGGACTTTCAGGAATCCGAGTTATATTGGTTGTCTATTATGAAACGTGAGGTAAAAAGCCAATTTACTGCAATCCAGGAAGAAATGAATCAAGCACATGTATTAACGAAAGAAAGCGATGGTCCTTATCAGTATGCTGATGCGGTAGATTCTGATTTAGCCGGCCTACAAGAAGCATTAGACCATCTTGAATCCTGGGATGATTTACAAGCTTTTATGGCTGACAGTTCATTTGCGAAACTATCAGCCAAACGAACAGAGTGTGATGAAATAAAAAAAGAAAGCGTACAAGCCTTAAGAAAAAGCTACAAAAAGCGCTGGAATGACATGAAGGAAAAATGGTTCAACCGTGATTTGACAAGTCATATAGAAGACATGCGTGAGCTTGCCCCTGTTATTCGGCAGTTAACCGAATTAGTGAAGCAATTTAAAGCACGTTTTACGGAACAAAAACGGGAAAAGGCGATACTTGACTTTTCCGATCTGGAGCATTTTTGTCTTGAGCTACTCATTGATGAATCATCGACGTTTGATAAACCTGTCCCTTCAAGCGTCGCTCATACATTTAAGGAGCAATTTAATGAATTGCTAATAGATGAATATCAGGATACAAACCTGGTCCAGGAGACTATTTTAACATTAATCAGTGACCAAATCGGCCCGGGCAATAGATTCATGGTAGGCGATGTGAAGCAGAGTATTTACCGTTTCAGGCATGCGGAGCCATCGCTCTTTATTCAAAAATATAAGCGATTTGCACGTGATGAAATTGTTGCCAATCGTATTGACTTAGCTAGTAACTTCAGGAGCAGGGAGCAAGTATTAAACGGCGCGAATTATATTTTTCGCCAAATTCTTGATGAAGAATTAGGGGAGATTCGTTATGATGCAGATGCGGAATTGATTTATGCGAACAAGATGTATGATGATCTGGCCAACGCTGAGCCAAATCCCGAACTCCTTATTATTGATAGGGAAGCGGGGGAAGAGGAAGATCCGCAAGAAGACGAGGATTATCAGGATTTAGAGAAAGCGCAGCTGGAAGCAAGGGCATATGCGGAGAAAATAAAATCCTGGATTGGCCAGAAAGAAAATAAACCGTTCCAAGTCGTTGATAAAGCAACACAGGTCCAGCGGGATATGCAGTATCGTGATGTGGTTATTTTAATGCGTTCGATGACATGGGCACCTACCATTGTCGATGAATTAAAAAAGCAGGGTATTCCTGTATATGCCGAGCTCTCCACGGGTTATTTTGAAGCAATTGAAGTCAAAATTATGATCAGCTTGCTGAAGGTTATTGATAACCCAAGACAGGAGATCCCTTTAGCCTCTGTTCTTCGCTCACCTATTGTTGGGTTGAACGAAGAAGACTTAGCGTCCATTCGGCTGGCAGATAAGCATCATGCCTTTTACGATGCGGTGAAGAAGTTTAAGCGGCAGAACACTGGCAGGCTAGCTGATAAGTTGGAAAATTTTCTTTCGCTTCTTGAGGAATTTCGTTTGGCGGCCAGACAAGGCGCTTTATCAGCGCTGATATGGGCCATATACCGTGAGACAGGGTATTATGATTTTGTTGGTGGTATGCCTGGTGGACGACAGCGTCAGGCGAATCTGCGTGCACTTTACGACCGAGCGAGAGGCTATGAAACAACTTCATTTCGAGGGCTATTTCGTTTTCTGCGCTTTATTGAGCGAATGGAAGAGCGGGGGGATGATCTTGGTTCTGCTAGGGCACTTAGTGAGCAGGAAGATGTTGTTCGGATTATGACGATTCATAAAAGTAAAGGACTTGAGTTTCCAGTTGTTATTTTGGGAGCAATGGATAAGCAGTTTAATGTACAGGATCTTAGAAAGAAATATTTATTGCATAAGGATTTAGGATTTGCAAGTAAATACATCGATCCCGTTAAGCGCATCACGTACCCAACCTTATTTTATCATGCGATGCAAAACGAAAAATTACGTGAGCTGCTGGCAGAGGAAATGCGTGTCCTGTACGTAGCACTGACACGTGCAAAAGAAAAGATGGTAATGGTTGGAAACGTTGCTTCATTTGAGAAAAAACAGCAGAAGTGGCAAAAGATGGCTGATCATACTAATTGGGTATTACCTGCTCATTTTCGAATGGAGTCTAAAACGTATTTGGACTGGGTCGGACCTGCTTTAATCCGACATACGAAAAATAGTGCACTTCGAACAGAAGGCATTAGTGACGTGATTCTGGATGAGATACAACTCGACCCTTCCGACTGGGATGTTTCCATTATCCATGGAAGTGCATTAGCCAATTTAGATGAAAGTAAGGAAGAGTCCGAATTACAGCTAAAGGAGAATATTGCAAAATGGCAGCCTGTGGAAGTTAGTGATGAAGCGTTAGATGAAAAAGTTGATAAACGCCTATCTTTCCAATATCCTTTTGAAGAAGCTGCTAGGTCTAGGGCAAAACAAACCGTGACAGAAATTAAACGACAACGGGAGATAATGGATGAATACAGCGGGGACCAACTCGTTCAGGACTTTCAAGCTCCGATTGTAAAAAGACCAACCTTCATGCAAAAGGAAAAAACCATTACTTCTGCCGAAAAGGGTACGGCAATGCATACTGTGATGCAGCATCTGCCAATGACTAGGGCGCTTGCCCGGGATGAAATTGAAGAAAATGTGGAAGCAATGGTGGAAAAAGAAATACTGACAAAACAAGAAGCAGAAATTATTGATTTCGCTGCGATTGAACAATTTTTCACTACTAGGATTGCCAAGCTTATGATGGAGGCATCTTCCATTCACCGCGAAGTGCCATTCAGTCTCACATTGCCGGCGAGAGAGGTATATGCAGCCTGGACAGGTGAAACAGAAGAAAATGTGTTAATCCAAGGTGTAATCGATTGTCTCGTACCAAGTGATGATGGTTGGATTTTAATCGATTATAAGACGGATTCAATTTTAGAAGAGGAACCCGCTGATAAAGTAAAAGAAACATTAGTAAAAAAATATGAAACGCAAATGGATCTGTACCGAAATGCAATTGAGGAGATTTGGAAACAGCCTGTAAAAGCAGCCTATCTCTATTTCTTTTCCAGGAATGTGGCTTTATATGTGCCAATTAAATAGATATTAGATTAAAAGATCAGCACTTAGAAGGCTGATCTTTTTTTATTCAGTTTGTCCATGTTAAGATGTTCACAATTTGCGCACATTTAATTAGACAGGGACTGTATGAACAGTAACAATATTATCGCTGTTGTAAGTGTAATAACAGTGTAAAAAAGCGTAATCACATTGTTTTAGAATGATTTAATGGATGAAAATAATGGTAAGAAATACATAATTATATGTTAGTTAAATCACAGGAGAATGTGATTTGTCTCACACCACCTATAACAGCTTCAAACTACAATATAAGTAAGTTAAAAATAAGGAGGGTGATCTTAAATGGAAACATCAAAAGATATGGTCCCAAGGGAAGTGCAAGAACAAGAAAAAAATGATGATAAGTCATTAAAAGGAACTTTATTTTCCTCCATCGTATTTGTAGGGGGAGGAATCATTTTCTTTATGGTCTTACTGTTTGTGATTTACATGATTCGAGTATAAAGGAGGTAATCATATGAAATTGCATCGCTATGAAGAAATATGGCTTATTTTGGGTGTTGGAATTTTAGTTCTTTCGATGGTCGTAACAGGTTATCAAACATTTGCACAAGGATTGGGGCCACCTAGTGATACAGATCAGATTGATCCGCAAAAAGTGGATGAAACGGCACCTTTTGATAACCCTGGTGTGTTTGAAGTAGGGGAGAATGAATATGAAGTTGTTATGACACTGCAGGCATTTGGATTTACACCAAATGAAATTGAAGTACCTGCTGGAGCTGAGGTCACGTTTACAATGACGTCAAAAGACGTGATACATGGATTCCAAATTGCTGGAACGAATGTTAATGCGATGGTCGTTCCCGGACATATTCAGACAATAACAGAAACATTTGATGAACCCGGTCAATACCTGATTTTATGTAATGAATACTGTGGTGCTGGTCACCAAATGATGAGTACAACGATTACAGTTTATTAAAGAAGGGAGGAAAATACGATGGAGATGGCAGCAAAAGAAATATTTAAAGAAAAAACAAATAAGGCACTGGGTGTAAATCCGGATGACGCACGTCTTACATTAACCTATTTTTCACTAGCATTTATTGTATTGTTTATTGGAGGAACTTTAGGACTCTTGCAAGGACTTAATCGTGCAGGACTCTTGGAATTGCCTGCTTGGTTTAATTACTATCAGGTACTGACAGCACATGGAATACTCTTAATTCTTATATTTACTGCATTGTTCATGGTTGGTTATTTCTATGCAGCTATGTCCCATACACTAGGTGGTCTTATTCCTTCCGTTCGAAAAATGGGGTGGACTGCG is part of the Virgibacillus sp. NKC19-16 genome and harbors:
- the addA gene encoding helicase-exonuclease AddAB subunit AddA, producing MAAWTKEQEEAIYTDGSDVLVAAAAGSGKTAVLVERIIQKLLKKDSPTDIDSLLVVTFTNAAAQEMRNRVGLAIEAALAQDPTSNHLKKQLSLLQKASISTLHSFCLDVVKQYAYLLDIDPAFRIANDMETDLIKQEVIDDLFEEWYGSEGEELERFFSVVDRFSSDRSDVEVEDLVLKIYNFAVQNPWPDHWLESLADVYEVPEDFQESELYWLSIMKREVKSQFTAIQEEMNQAHVLTKESDGPYQYADAVDSDLAGLQEALDHLESWDDLQAFMADSSFAKLSAKRTECDEIKKESVQALRKSYKKRWNDMKEKWFNRDLTSHIEDMRELAPVIRQLTELVKQFKARFTEQKREKAILDFSDLEHFCLELLIDESSTFDKPVPSSVAHTFKEQFNELLIDEYQDTNLVQETILTLISDQIGPGNRFMVGDVKQSIYRFRHAEPSLFIQKYKRFARDEIVANRIDLASNFRSREQVLNGANYIFRQILDEELGEIRYDADAELIYANKMYDDLANAEPNPELLIIDREAGEEEDPQEDEDYQDLEKAQLEARAYAEKIKSWIGQKENKPFQVVDKATQVQRDMQYRDVVILMRSMTWAPTIVDELKKQGIPVYAELSTGYFEAIEVKIMISLLKVIDNPRQEIPLASVLRSPIVGLNEEDLASIRLADKHHAFYDAVKKFKRQNTGRLADKLENFLSLLEEFRLAARQGALSALIWAIYRETGYYDFVGGMPGGRQRQANLRALYDRARGYETTSFRGLFRFLRFIERMEERGDDLGSARALSEQEDVVRIMTIHKSKGLEFPVVILGAMDKQFNVQDLRKKYLLHKDLGFASKYIDPVKRITYPTLFYHAMQNEKLRELLAEEMRVLYVALTRAKEKMVMVGNVASFEKKQQKWQKMADHTNWVLPAHFRMESKTYLDWVGPALIRHTKNSALRTEGISDVILDEIQLDPSDWDVSIIHGSALANLDESKEESELQLKENIAKWQPVEVSDEALDEKVDKRLSFQYPFEEAARSRAKQTVTEIKRQREIMDEYSGDQLVQDFQAPIVKRPTFMQKEKTITSAEKGTAMHTVMQHLPMTRALARDEIEENVEAMVEKEILTKQEAEIIDFAAIEQFFTTRIAKLMMEASSIHREVPFSLTLPAREVYAAWTGETEENVLIQGVIDCLVPSDDGWILIDYKTDSILEEEPADKVKETLVKKYETQMDLYRNAIEEIWKQPVKAAYLYFFSRNVALYVPIK
- a CDS encoding cytochrome c oxidase subunit II, with protein sequence MKLHRYEEIWLILGVGILVLSMVVTGYQTFAQGLGPPSDTDQIDPQKVDETAPFDNPGVFEVGENEYEVVMTLQAFGFTPNEIEVPAGAEVTFTMTSKDVIHGFQIAGTNVNAMVVPGHIQTITETFDEPGQYLILCNEYCGAGHQMMSTTITVY